GCTTCTCGATGACCTCCTCAATGTCTCCATTGATGATATTTTGAAGACTATACAGAGTTAAGTTGATACGATGATCTGTCACACGACCTTGTGGCCAATTGTATGTGCGAATTTTTGCAGATCTATCTCCTGAAGATACCATCGTCTTTCTTTTAGATGAGATATCATCAAGATATTTCTGATGCTCCATATTATAGATACGCGTACGTAATTCAGCCATCGCTTTTGCCAAGTTCTTTAATTGTGACTTTTGATCTTGACATGTAACCACAATACCTGTTGGTGTGTGAGTTAGTCGAATTGCTGAGTACGTAGTATTCACACTCTGTCCTCCAGGTCCCGAAGAACAGTAAGTATCTTTACGAATATCACTTTCTCTAAGATCGATATCGAACTCTTCTGCTTCTGGTAGCACTGCTACAGTTGCTGCTGAAGTGTGAACACGCCCTTGAGTTTCTGTCTGAGGAACACGTTGAACACGATGTACTCCAGCTTCAAATTTCATGGTTCCGTAAACATTCTCACCTGAGATCTTCATTACGATCTCTTTAAAGCCACCTAATGTGCCTTCGTTAGAGTTTGTTACTTCAACGCGCCATCCTTTCTTTTCTGCATACTTTGAGTACATTTTGAAAAGGTCTCCAGCAAAAAGGGCTGCTTCGTCACCACCTGTACCTCCACGAATTTCAATGATTGCATTTTTTGCATCCTCAGGATCTGCAGGAACTAAAAGCATCTTGATCTCTTGCTCTTTAGGTGCTACCAATGCTTCGTTTTCCGAGATCTCCTCTTTGGCCATCTCTTTCATCTCTTCATCAGTCTCCTCTGCAATCAGCTCTTTTGCCTCTTGAATATTATTAATAATTCTTTGATAATCTTCAAAAGCCTTTACCAAATCATCAAGTCTTCGGTATTCCTGATTAAGCTTTACATATCTTTTCATGTCAGCAATTATTGAAGGGTCGGTAATCTGTTTTCCTACCTCTTCAAATCGCATCTTTATCGCTTCGAACTTTTCAAGCAAACTATTATTCGCCATTTTTTATATTTTGATCTCTTGTTCCTATATCTTAAGACAGTTTGTCTTCATTTTATGCATTCACATAAAATTAAGAATATGCAAAAGTACCAAATTCAGATTTAATTGTAACTTTTTTTCCTTCAAAAGATGTTACATGACCAACAATCTTTGCATCCACATCGAATGATTTTGAAATATTTATGATCTCTTCTGCTACCTCAGGCGATACATAAAGCTCGAATCGATGGCCCATATTGAATACTTGGTACATCTCTTGCCAAGGAGTTTTGCTCTCTTCTTGTATTATTTTAAAAAGAGGTGGTACATCAAACATTTTATCTTTGATTACATGAACCCCATCGACAAAATGTAGAACTTTTGTTTGTGCTCCTCCAGAACAGTGAATCATTCCATGAACACTATCTCTATATTTTTCTAAAATTTCTTTTACTATTGGTGCGTATGTTCTTGTAGGAGATAAGACTAATTTTCCAACATCCACTCCAACTTCTTCAAGCTTTTCAGTAAGACTTCTTGTCCCAGAGTATACCAAATCCGAAGGCACTTGAGGGTCAAAACTTTCAGGATACTTTTCTGCAAGATATTTAGAGAAAACATCGTGACGTGCAGACGTTAATCCGTTAGATCCCATTCCACCATTATACTCTTTCTCATAAGTTGCTACACCAGACGAAGACAAACCGACAATTACATCTCCTGCCTGAATTTG
The Prolixibacteraceae bacterium DNA segment above includes these coding regions:
- a CDS encoding phosphoribosylformylglycinamidine cyclo-ligase; the encoded protein is MTTQSRYNQRGVSASKEDVHNAIKDVDKGLYPKAFCKIIPDILGSDPEYCNIMHADGAGTKSSLAYMYWKETGDLSVWKGIAQDALIMNIDDLLCVGAVDNILLSSTIGRNKNLIPGEVIKEIIEGTESLCKELSKQGVNIYPTGGETADVGDLVRTIIVDSTVTARLKREEVVSADQIQAGDVIVGLSSSGVATYEKEYNGGMGSNGLTSARHDVFSKYLAEKYPESFDPQVPSDLVYSGTRSLTEKLEEVGVDVGKLVLSPTRTYAPIVKEILEKYRDSVHGMIHCSGGAQTKVLHFVDGVHVIKDKMFDVPPLFKIIQEESKTPWQEMYQVFNMGHRFELYVSPEVAEEIINISKSFDVDAKIVGHVTSFEGKKVTIKSEFGTFAYS
- the prfA gene encoding peptide chain release factor 1, whose amino-acid sequence is MLEKFEAIKMRFEEVGKQITDPSIIADMKRYVKLNQEYRRLDDLVKAFEDYQRIINNIQEAKELIAEETDEEMKEMAKEEISENEALVAPKEQEIKMLLVPADPEDAKNAIIEIRGGTGGDEAALFAGDLFKMYSKYAEKKGWRVEVTNSNEGTLGGFKEIVMKISGENVYGTMKFEAGVHRVQRVPQTETQGRVHTSAATVAVLPEAEEFDIDLRESDIRKDTYCSSGPGGQSVNTTYSAIRLTHTPTGIVVTCQDQKSQLKNLAKAMAELRTRIYNMEHQKYLDDISSKRKTMVSSGDRSAKIRTYNWPQGRVTDHRINLTLYSLQNIINGDIEEVIEKLRVEENSERLKESEL